A section of the Mesotoga sp. BH458_6_3_2_1 genome encodes:
- a CDS encoding PQQ-binding-like beta-propeller repeat protein, with protein sequence MFSDPVFAFSSRPVSIRFSDDEKTLVSLDHFGTIAKYDLTSRKLLRISKPFGRLDICPGVLFLRNGRLFAAIANIEYILIVDTEEFGIVDRIPYGKEILSLSIDKTGNYLAFVSRGNFLTVISIQDHTGILSDVSCNEVVSAFAFDSFRMSLFAATEEGSIFKFEAGEKKCSLLFRADLGCDLYELEISRSSENLIAAGIGGCLFAIDPATGEEKWSIEEHICDRLLGVSNLGRSVLFVNEAREELISLDLIDGRVLWRNKIDFREIGAIEYEFSSDGERVLIVSDGKFELRDLSNGEILSRFPVIGASTLIAISDSERYVASRHLDNRIMVFDTESGDVFNIENSVEEPVEAMIFEKGTSSLIFSIKNLIYKVRIPTLTIENQLDVGCRVSCMTFQGDHRLFIGTHDGKLLEVNSRSFKLQDEVQSFERCVTYLTCGNGRLFASSIDGQIVIFDIFDFKEMKRISGRMGPIASVSVDSNASFIIAVGWNGRIALFECESGNRLGISESILGVSGECTTFLRRNLRYLFVETCEGAGIFKILSQSMLNRRVIDEPKSPLVCVLEDSHRVHGVFLGKLTVAQVGLVAPDVPGTLSREDYISPSFALSDNVIAVGVLGGGLLIQKVGQDLRSEVEYRPTRLAIEEMTEAFNRRLKIFEKVRLFVVEGELFIMTRPGSDINESNYSLVAVELDYSFLISAEPITFEQYFFLSDEGDDKTNSQDHTSSAKRLSRPKNANWEDAIAYCNYLSELKGLPLAYSRNGELLDGNGNITTHIERVEGYRLPTDAEWELASGYFMAGRNPSTENLWNWCTDAYSPSSAVMFHNPCFQRGYPQRIARRISPPDINDYSIRSALSPFYQDKDICFRVVLTITGPEKQEKARNVVKYSD encoded by the coding sequence ATGTTTTCTGACCCGGTATTTGCCTTCAGCTCAAGACCTGTATCGATAAGGTTTTCGGATGATGAGAAGACTCTAGTGTCTCTTGATCACTTCGGTACTATAGCGAAGTATGATTTGACTTCCAGGAAACTACTAAGAATCTCAAAACCCTTCGGCCGTCTTGATATCTGTCCCGGTGTTCTCTTTTTACGTAATGGAAGGCTGTTTGCTGCGATAGCAAATATCGAATACATTCTTATTGTCGATACAGAGGAATTTGGAATAGTTGATAGAATCCCTTATGGGAAAGAGATTCTCTCTCTGTCGATTGATAAAACCGGGAATTACCTTGCCTTTGTCAGCCGCGGAAATTTTCTCACTGTAATTTCGATTCAGGATCACACAGGAATACTTTCTGACGTTTCGTGCAATGAAGTAGTATCGGCTTTTGCATTCGACTCATTTAGAATGAGTCTGTTCGCCGCAACGGAAGAAGGTAGTATCTTCAAGTTCGAAGCGGGAGAAAAGAAATGCTCACTGCTATTTCGGGCAGATTTGGGATGCGACCTATATGAACTGGAAATTAGTAGAAGCTCAGAAAATCTGATCGCAGCAGGGATCGGAGGATGCCTGTTTGCAATTGATCCGGCAACTGGAGAGGAAAAATGGAGTATCGAGGAACACATATGCGACAGGTTGCTGGGAGTGAGCAATCTAGGTAGATCAGTTCTCTTTGTCAATGAGGCGAGGGAAGAGCTTATCTCACTTGATTTGATTGACGGAAGAGTTCTTTGGCGAAACAAGATCGACTTTCGAGAAATCGGAGCTATCGAGTATGAATTCTCATCGGACGGTGAGCGAGTTTTGATCGTCTCAGATGGCAAATTCGAATTACGTGATCTTTCGAATGGGGAGATACTATCACGCTTTCCCGTTATTGGAGCTTCAACCTTAATAGCGATAAGCGACTCCGAAAGATATGTGGCTTCACGCCATCTCGATAACAGAATAATGGTTTTTGACACCGAAAGTGGTGATGTTTTCAATATAGAGAACTCAGTGGAAGAACCGGTAGAAGCGATGATCTTCGAAAAAGGGACTTCGTCCCTGATATTTAGCATCAAGAATCTTATCTACAAAGTGAGGATCCCAACACTAACAATTGAAAATCAGCTAGACGTAGGTTGCCGAGTAAGCTGCATGACTTTTCAGGGAGATCATAGGCTCTTTATTGGAACTCATGATGGCAAGCTGTTAGAAGTCAATTCAAGGTCTTTCAAACTGCAAGATGAAGTGCAATCCTTTGAGAGATGTGTAACATATCTTACCTGCGGTAATGGCAGGTTGTTTGCGTCTTCAATAGACGGTCAGATAGTGATCTTTGATATATTTGATTTCAAGGAGATGAAAAGAATCAGCGGAAGAATGGGGCCCATAGCTTCAGTGTCGGTAGACAGCAACGCAAGTTTCATAATTGCAGTAGGCTGGAACGGCAGGATTGCCCTTTTTGAATGTGAAAGCGGAAACCGTCTGGGAATCTCGGAGTCAATTTTAGGAGTTAGTGGTGAGTGCACAACTTTCCTAAGAAGGAATTTGAGATATCTCTTTGTTGAAACCTGTGAAGGAGCAGGCATATTCAAAATTCTATCGCAATCAATGCTAAACAGGAGAGTGATAGACGAACCGAAATCCCCGTTGGTCTGTGTTCTGGAAGACAGTCACCGCGTTCACGGTGTTTTCTTGGGAAAGCTCACTGTAGCTCAGGTGGGTCTTGTTGCACCGGATGTGCCAGGCACATTGTCCCGAGAGGACTACATAAGCCCTTCTTTTGCCCTTTCAGACAATGTTATTGCCGTTGGTGTTTTGGGTGGGGGGTTGCTGATTCAGAAGGTTGGACAGGACCTGAGAAGTGAAGTGGAGTACCGGCCGACGAGACTGGCTATTGAAGAGATGACAGAAGCGTTTAACAGAAGATTGAAAATCTTCGAAAAAGTGAGGTTATTCGTAGTGGAAGGAGAACTCTTCATCATGACCAGGCCTGGATCAGACATAAATGAGAGTAACTATTCTCTTGTAGCCGTCGAGCTCGACTACAGTTTCCTAATATCCGCCGAGCCAATCACCTTTGAACAGTATTTCTTTCTGAGTGATGAAGGAGATGATAAGACCAATTCTCAAGATCACACTTCTTCTGCGAAAAGACTTTCGCGTCCGAAAAACGCTAACTGGGAGGATGCAATTGCTTATTGCAACTATCTTAGTGAGCTGAAAGGGTTGCCCTTAGCCTACAGCAGAAATGGAGAGCTGTTGGACGGCAACGGCAATATTACAACTCACATAGAGAGAGTAGAAGGTTACAGACTTCCGACTGATGCCGAGTGGGAACTTGCCTCCGGCTATTTCATGGCAGGAAGAAATCCATCTACCGAAAACCTCTGGAACTGGTGTACAGATGCTTATTCTCCTTCGTCAGCAGTAATGTTCCATAACCCATGCTTTCAACGGGGTTATCCTCAGAGAATCGCGAGAAGAATATCTCCGCCGGACATAAATGATTATTCTATAAGGAGTGCACTAAGTCCTTTCTATCAGGACAAGGATATCTGCTTCAGAGTTGTATTGACGATTACCGGACCGGAAAAGCAAGAAAAGGCAAGAAACGTTGTGAAATACTCCGACTAA
- a CDS encoding VWA domain-containing protein: MKMKPFVFLMLLLTILCSESPLLGQVMTVTQQKPLALVTIVDNSGSMDWDNRDPENIRFKGMEFLIGRLQDQEAFSYVSFDTNADIVIPITEVTNSNRTRLVQDAYRIPGDRDWTSYTDGFIKGLQVSLEAKERGFFPVVLFLTDGELNVSAIDEEDLDELEKLVKDVIPQFLKEGIPIFTIGLGDFKKEILINISDAAKLFENSNQFYEVVDGSEIPFVMNDILSVIRGEETYQSYSISSGKSETTFEISPNTRKMSVELTSLDEYIDVSIYDPEGNVLTTKPEESFAFLKWVVENPKSGTWRVVIDSTTASKIAISLEQEYSVELLVDRYIPIGNTSEALVKLTKTDQTLIVPGKKLSVDGKELDVKTIKGFLTVQGAGIDTIVDLKWDGSNLVGTVPKVSKAGILKIYGEVLIECGDKKDSVTVELAVPQKTARVISAEIVKLEASPSKGAVRNSEVIVSAKAENAVLDSVEVQIFFPDGLTEVHKFTRDSNSLFKVAFVPPIEGKYMVYPVPTEDFVFSSASREIVVQEPYMTLKRKELVIRGAFPNRDYWVETPMITEFYEPDDPKVVITADENDAFLIETPGNVTLMPEKSETSLKFLVSLEERFSSVDKILRKRREGLVTISDVSGTLKPSEESIAIRVIAPLPAVEAAIASAIVALIFLIPALARKKRQIPAGRILKLDELNETTFGRASDVRYRFEQSNFPLHGFTIFHAKPEEENDPFSTGEEWVTKSDDAAGTIFVDEYPLAIGESARLNDGSRISVRKGRKNLFAFSFETREDQAVLHVRSTKYRLNKAAVASTLFSIICILTILWWTIIQKFGI; this comes from the coding sequence ATGAAAATGAAACCGTTTGTGTTTCTCATGCTCTTACTTACCATTTTGTGCTCTGAGTCTCCATTGCTGGGTCAGGTTATGACTGTTACTCAGCAGAAACCTCTGGCTTTAGTTACAATAGTCGACAATTCAGGCTCCATGGACTGGGATAATCGAGACCCCGAAAACATAAGATTCAAGGGGATGGAGTTTTTAATTGGAAGACTACAGGATCAAGAAGCCTTTTCTTATGTAAGTTTCGATACAAACGCAGATATTGTCATACCCATAACGGAGGTTACCAACAGCAATAGAACTCGGCTTGTTCAGGATGCCTATAGGATTCCTGGAGATCGTGACTGGACGAGCTACACCGATGGATTCATAAAGGGTCTGCAGGTTTCTTTGGAAGCAAAGGAAAGAGGATTCTTTCCCGTAGTTTTGTTTCTTACAGATGGAGAGCTGAATGTCTCGGCTATCGATGAAGAAGACCTCGATGAACTGGAGAAGCTTGTCAAAGACGTAATTCCTCAGTTCTTGAAGGAAGGAATTCCGATTTTCACGATTGGGCTGGGCGACTTCAAGAAGGAGATCTTGATAAACATCTCGGACGCTGCAAAGCTTTTCGAGAACTCAAATCAGTTCTACGAGGTCGTCGATGGAAGCGAGATCCCCTTTGTCATGAACGACATTCTTTCCGTTATTAGAGGCGAGGAGACGTATCAAAGCTACTCGATTTCATCTGGGAAGTCAGAGACGACTTTCGAGATTAGCCCCAATACTCGAAAAATGTCCGTCGAACTCACCTCTCTCGATGAATACATAGACGTAAGCATTTACGATCCAGAAGGAAATGTTCTGACAACAAAGCCTGAGGAATCCTTTGCCTTTCTGAAGTGGGTTGTTGAGAATCCCAAGTCAGGTACCTGGAGAGTAGTCATAGATTCAACAACAGCTTCCAAGATCGCCATTTCCCTTGAACAGGAGTATAGCGTTGAGCTGCTGGTTGACAGATACATCCCGATCGGCAATACATCGGAAGCCCTTGTCAAGCTTACAAAAACCGATCAGACCCTTATTGTTCCCGGGAAGAAATTGTCTGTTGACGGTAAGGAACTGGACGTAAAGACAATCAAAGGATTCTTGACCGTACAGGGAGCCGGGATAGATACCATTGTTGATTTGAAATGGGATGGCTCGAACCTCGTTGGAACCGTCCCGAAGGTTTCGAAGGCAGGAATTCTAAAGATATATGGAGAGGTTCTCATAGAATGCGGCGATAAAAAGGACAGTGTCACAGTTGAACTTGCTGTCCCGCAAAAGACTGCGCGTGTAATAAGCGCAGAAATCGTCAAACTTGAAGCAAGTCCTTCCAAGGGAGCAGTTCGTAACAGCGAAGTAATCGTAAGCGCTAAGGCTGAGAATGCTGTCCTAGATTCTGTAGAGGTTCAGATTTTCTTTCCCGATGGCCTGACTGAAGTGCATAAGTTCACAAGGGATTCTAACTCTCTCTTCAAAGTCGCATTTGTTCCGCCCATCGAAGGTAAATACATGGTTTACCCGGTGCCGACTGAGGATTTCGTTTTCTCAAGTGCTTCGCGTGAGATAGTTGTTCAGGAACCTTACATGACTCTCAAACGAAAGGAACTTGTTATTAGAGGTGCCTTCCCCAACCGAGATTACTGGGTCGAAACGCCTATGATAACGGAGTTCTATGAGCCAGACGACCCAAAAGTGGTCATCACAGCCGATGAGAACGATGCTTTTCTTATTGAAACGCCGGGAAATGTAACTCTCATGCCGGAGAAAAGCGAGACTTCTCTGAAGTTCCTTGTTTCGCTAGAAGAACGCTTTTCGTCAGTTGACAAGATTCTCAGAAAGAGAAGAGAGGGTCTCGTCACCATAAGTGATGTTTCTGGCACTTTGAAACCTTCAGAAGAATCAATAGCGATTAGGGTCATAGCACCGCTTCCAGCTGTGGAAGCTGCCATTGCTTCGGCCATAGTGGCACTCATATTCCTGATTCCGGCTCTCGCCAGAAAAAAGCGGCAGATCCCGGCAGGCCGCATACTAAAGCTTGATGAACTAAATGAAACAACATTTGGTAGAGCCTCCGACGTGCGCTATAGATTCGAACAGAGCAATTTTCCGCTCCATGGTTTCACGATTTTTCATGCAAAACCTGAAGAAGAGAATGATCCATTCTCGACCGGAGAGGAATGGGTGACAAAGTCTGACGATGCTGCAGGAACAATATTCGTCGATGAATACCCGTTGGCTATTGGGGAATCGGCTAGGCTCAATGACGGTTCTCGCATTTCCGTGAGGAAAGGACGAAAGAATCTCTTCGCCTTTTCCTTTGAAACGAGAGAGGATCAAGCTGTCCTTCACGTGAGAAGCACGAAGTATAGATTGAACAAAGCAGCTGTAGCTTCTACCTTGTTCTCCATAATATGTATCTTGACGATTCTTTGGTGGACAATAATCCAAAAATTCGGAATATAG
- a CDS encoding DnaB-like helicase C-terminal domain-containing protein — MKDLNWPYKGLSDNLQPIASGHLIVVGGLYMSGKTTLLLNLAYKFALEGGRVAFFSNSERSKSLQIKLLRRIFESQLKLIDTRILPTDELDELNRSLYEFKQLTLDIVDLKERSLERAIDVATELHHSRGIEIFVIDDLYLLSGKRKACRLLKKVGMNLGIVFILATKLKVSAFRNAGKILRIEDFEGNGSYLAEADTIMMLHCPPDDWSSSYGINKVEVTISRAGGVDVDLTEVLQFDWSKAIVND; from the coding sequence ATGAAAGATCTGAACTGGCCTTATAAAGGTCTATCTGATAATCTCCAACCAATAGCAAGTGGGCATCTAATAGTGGTTGGAGGACTGTATATGAGCGGAAAAACAACACTTCTGCTAAATCTGGCGTATAAATTTGCTCTTGAAGGTGGACGGGTTGCCTTTTTCTCAAATAGTGAGCGCTCAAAAAGTCTTCAGATAAAACTTTTGCGTAGAATTTTCGAATCACAGCTAAAGCTAATAGATACAAGAATTCTGCCCACAGATGAATTAGATGAATTGAATCGCAGTTTGTATGAATTCAAGCAGCTTACATTAGATATTGTGGATTTGAAGGAACGTAGCTTAGAAAGAGCGATAGATGTTGCAACCGAACTCCATCACTCTAGAGGAATTGAAATCTTCGTCATCGACGACCTTTACCTCTTGTCAGGAAAGAGGAAAGCTTGTCGGCTTCTGAAGAAAGTTGGAATGAACCTGGGCATTGTATTCATCCTTGCGACAAAGCTTAAAGTCTCTGCATTTAGAAATGCTGGAAAGATACTAAGAATAGAGGATTTTGAAGGGAACGGGTCATACTTGGCAGAAGCCGATACCATTATGATGCTTCACTGTCCACCAGATGATTGGTCAAGTTCATATGGAATAAACAAGGTTGAAGTCACAATATCCAGAGCCGGTGGCGTCGATGTAGATTTAACGGAAGTTCTTCAATTTGACTGGAGCAAGGCAATTGTAAATGACTAG
- a CDS encoding SUMF1/EgtB/PvdO family nonheme iron enzyme, with amino-acid sequence MTRDSSKDWQVFISCKVSDGKGGYTRDWHLAKELYELLEANSIKVFMSSISLGQLGESDYKQVIEEALEQAQVMVVVGTSKENINSEYVKYEWNSFHNEIISGIKKGGRVFAFVETLRIHELPRPLRNNQSFYVSERSSLVSFVISALGLDSTNLTPKSESEQKKIATSTGHDSISLQQKTESELAIKSITSRNGDELIYVEGGVFIMGDTWGDGFDKEKPPHEVELTYDFYIGKCPVTFDEYDRFCREIETEEPSDSGLGRGRKPVMWVSWFDAIEYCNWLSEKEGLPISYSGDGSLLDRNKQETEDITKVKGYRLLTEAEWEYSARGGKKSMGYKYAGSNSPDLVAWYDSNSGRMIHEVGQKKCNELGLYDMSGNVWEWCCDCYDSEYYSRSPSINPYNSTDGSSRVKRGGSWLDYALCVRVAFRLDDTPDYKYFDFGFRIARTVF; translated from the coding sequence ATGACTCGAGATTCTTCAAAGGACTGGCAGGTATTCATATCGTGCAAGGTTTCAGATGGAAAAGGTGGATACACAAGAGACTGGCATCTTGCGAAGGAGCTTTACGAATTACTTGAAGCGAATTCGATAAAGGTCTTCATGAGCAGTATTTCTTTGGGGCAATTAGGAGAATCTGACTACAAACAAGTAATAGAAGAAGCACTTGAACAAGCCCAGGTAATGGTAGTCGTTGGGACAAGCAAAGAGAACATTAATTCGGAATATGTTAAGTATGAATGGAATAGCTTTCACAATGAAATAATAAGTGGCATAAAAAAGGGAGGAAGAGTATTCGCGTTCGTTGAAACTCTTAGAATTCATGAACTGCCTCGGCCACTCAGGAACAACCAGAGTTTCTATGTTTCTGAAAGAAGCAGTCTTGTGAGTTTTGTAATATCGGCATTGGGACTTGATTCCACGAACCTCACACCAAAGAGTGAAAGTGAGCAAAAAAAAATAGCAACCTCGACCGGACATGACTCTATCTCCCTCCAGCAAAAAACCGAAAGCGAACTGGCGATAAAAAGCATAACCTCGAGAAACGGTGATGAGCTAATTTATGTTGAGGGTGGAGTGTTCATAATGGGAGACACATGGGGAGATGGTTTTGACAAAGAAAAACCCCCCCACGAAGTAGAGCTCACATATGACTTCTACATTGGGAAGTGTCCTGTGACATTTGATGAATATGACAGATTCTGTAGGGAGATCGAGACAGAGGAACCATCTGATTCAGGCTTGGGAAGGGGAAGAAAGCCGGTAATGTGGGTGAGCTGGTTCGATGCCATTGAGTATTGCAACTGGCTGAGTGAAAAGGAGGGGCTTCCAATATCCTATTCCGGAGATGGAAGTCTATTAGACAGGAACAAGCAAGAGACAGAGGACATAACGAAAGTAAAGGGATACAGGTTACTTACGGAAGCTGAATGGGAATATTCGGCAAGGGGTGGGAAAAAGAGTATGGGGTACAAGTACGCCGGATCTAACAGCCCTGATTTAGTTGCCTGGTACGATTCGAACTCTGGAAGAATGATACACGAAGTGGGGCAGAAGAAGTGCAATGAACTTGGTCTGTACGATATGTCCGGAAACGTGTGGGAGTGGTGCTGTGACTGTTATGACAGTGAGTATTACAGCAGGAGTCCATCAATCAACCCGTACAACAGTACAGATGGTTCCTCCCGGGTGAAACGTGGTGGTAGCTGGCTCGACTATGCGTTGTGCGTACGGGTAGCGTTTCGCCTAGACGACACTCCTGATTACAAGTACTTCGACTTCGGGTTCCGTATTGCAAGGACGGTGTTCTGA
- a CDS encoding TIR domain-containing protein: MARDASKDWQVFISCKVSNGKRGVDTRDWRLAKELYDLLEVQSIRAFLSNLSIDEIGEAAYKKHIEDALNKTRVMVVVASSKENLNSKCVKHEWKGFHNDIVKGIKRNGQIFTFVENIRKSEMSRRLRNRISFDISERAVLSIS; encoded by the coding sequence ATGGCTCGGGACGCTTCGAAGGACTGGCAGGTATTCATATCATGCAAAGTCTCGAATGGAAAAAGAGGTGTAGACACAAGAGACTGGCGTCTTGCTAAGGAACTTTACGATTTACTTGAAGTGCAATCGATAAGAGCCTTTTTGAGCAATCTTTCGATTGATGAGATAGGAGAGGCTGCTTACAAGAAACACATTGAAGACGCTCTTAATAAGACCCGCGTAATGGTAGTGGTTGCTTCGAGTAAGGAAAATCTGAATTCGAAATGTGTTAAGCATGAATGGAAAGGCTTCCATAATGATATAGTCAAGGGCATAAAAAGGAACGGCCAAATCTTCACATTCGTTGAGAACATTAGAAAAAGTGAAATGTCTCGACGGCTCAGGAATAGAATAAGCTTTGATATTTCTGAAAGAGCAGTCTTGTCAATATCATAA
- a CDS encoding formylglycine-generating enzyme family protein has translation MEKGTTKPEDSGWGRERRPVINVSWFDAMEYCNWLSEKEGLQIAYSGDGSLLDVNKRKTEDITKVKGCRLLTEAEWEYAARGGKKSMGYNYAGSDNLDSVAWYDSNSGSKTHEVGQLKCNELGMYDISGNVEEWCSDFCDEEFHGESPTINLYNGSNGSRRLRRGDSWSHSAAGLFVSGRNCSIPTCKCNRLGFRIALYLSKVFSRDILHLKKRRCGDVF, from the coding sequence ATGGAGAAGGGAACAACTAAACCAGAAGATTCGGGATGGGGAAGGGAAAGAAGGCCAGTTATAAATGTTAGCTGGTTTGATGCAATGGAATACTGCAACTGGCTGAGTGAAAAGGAAGGGCTTCAAATAGCCTATTCCGGAGATGGAAGTCTTTTAGACGTGAATAAGAGAAAGACGGAGGACATAACGAAAGTGAAGGGATGCAGATTGCTGACTGAAGCTGAATGGGAATACGCTGCACGGGGTGGGAAAAAGAGTATGGGGTACAATTACGCCGGATCTGACAACCTGGACTCTGTTGCCTGGTATGATTCCAACTCAGGGAGCAAGACTCACGAAGTCGGTCAGTTGAAGTGCAATGAACTGGGAATGTATGACATTAGTGGAAACGTGGAGGAATGGTGCAGCGACTTTTGTGACGAAGAATTCCACGGTGAAAGCCCAACAATCAATCTATACAACGGTTCAAACGGCTCCAGGAGGCTTAGACGTGGTGACAGCTGGAGCCACAGTGCGGCGGGATTGTTTGTGAGTGGCCGCAACTGTAGCATCCCTACTTGCAAGTGTAACCGTCTTGGTTTTCGTATTGCGTTGTATCTTTCAAAAGTGTTTTCTAGAGACATCCTTCACCTAAAAAAGAGGAGGTGTGGCGATGTTTTCTGA